From Deferrivibrio essentukiensis, one genomic window encodes:
- a CDS encoding AAA family ATPase, whose product MKFKSLYLQGFKSFVDKTVIDFPDGVTCIVGPNGSGKSNILDAIRWVFGEQSPKELRGNNMEDVIFAGSESRKPSGFAEVSLVIKDVPEDVSVKWGTLSEVMITRKYYKSGEREYLINSRKCKLKDIKEIFYDTGIGARSISIIEQGRVEKIIQATPEELRLFFEETAGVTKYKESKKEAERRLAQTKDNLNRIIDIINEVKTSMGTLSDQVERLEHYKRLKDEKELKEKVYFSNVYKIEKDKIKDLNERINNFTVELSTEIGKFEKLRKEEYEIKSEINKLDVEKNTLNDLIIKDNANISSLESDIKILRNNLDGAENTKKHIKNEIESSKNKLKELSDNKETLIAEISGFESEFEELNNQLQDLNNELEELVYQKENYEEELVELESRFLEYTESITNKRNEIYKCETEIERIEKDLTNLEKEYFELESKKSAAKEGYEKSLKEKGSIADELNILEENLKNFNESLSSYKQTRERLVKELNSVNMELSSLTSKRDTLVSQLSTELYGNQKGSVSIDSFKPRLFLEIANQLDESFGKIYGDLIVFDADKKADVLENIKNIPISMKFIFSDEVEDFIKNLTLARYEQHSDNIIKVGNIYHKIGSDNKSKIIIELKSQIADIEKRLKILESSKDEIQKQIHNIDKNLEDFSDKISKLSSLKQEYDRKMITFENAVINFEKEIKNIQERSSIILSEKEFNKKELNVRKTNLKKLKDELDIIGDGQKNIDAEKEDIEEKIEFYQSKIDDLKDEISSIKANSMVINERLKSHKKSLHLIEREISNTSSNISNLKSRLEKLLTVNITNWNASIEEKTLLLKEANIKKLKNEEKKQFIVNKMEELRQELDKILEKVEKANSNIKSIESNKSMLEITIAECRQHIMSVREQFLDKFNIEIDTLYGDFIEEDFKQNKLKNEIKHLESEIENLGPLNMAAESEYNEIKERYEFLVGQKEDLENAYSSINDIINEIDKNTIKNFTDTFYMVNENFVKVFKILFGEGKAELKLTDPENMLNTGVEIFVQPPGKKLQNMNLLSGGEKAMIACTLIFAMFLCKPTPFCFLDEIDAPLDDANVERFCKIVRTLSENTQFVIITHNQKTMASADSLYGITMQEPGVSKVISVRLS is encoded by the coding sequence ATGAAGTTTAAAAGTTTATACTTGCAAGGTTTTAAATCATTTGTAGATAAAACTGTAATAGATTTCCCCGATGGTGTTACCTGTATTGTGGGTCCAAATGGTAGCGGTAAAAGTAATATTTTGGATGCTATCAGGTGGGTCTTTGGTGAACAGAGTCCTAAAGAGCTCAGGGGGAATAACATGGAAGATGTCATTTTTGCCGGCTCTGAAAGCAGAAAACCGTCAGGATTTGCTGAAGTATCTTTGGTTATAAAAGATGTGCCTGAAGATGTGTCTGTTAAATGGGGTACTTTATCTGAAGTAATGATTACACGGAAATACTATAAATCCGGTGAAAGGGAATACCTCATAAACTCCAGAAAATGTAAATTAAAAGATATTAAAGAGATTTTTTATGATACAGGTATTGGTGCGAGGAGTATTTCAATAATCGAGCAAGGGCGTGTAGAAAAGATAATACAAGCGACCCCTGAAGAATTAAGGTTATTTTTTGAAGAAACAGCAGGTGTTACAAAATATAAAGAGAGTAAAAAGGAAGCGGAAAGGCGACTTGCTCAAACAAAAGACAATTTAAATAGAATCATAGACATCATTAACGAAGTGAAAACCTCAATGGGAACCCTTTCAGATCAAGTTGAAAGGTTGGAGCACTACAAAAGATTAAAAGATGAAAAAGAGTTAAAGGAAAAAGTTTATTTTAGTAATGTCTACAAAATTGAGAAGGATAAAATTAAAGATTTAAATGAGAGAATAAATAACTTTACTGTTGAATTATCAACTGAGATTGGAAAATTTGAAAAACTTAGAAAAGAAGAATATGAAATAAAAAGTGAAATAAACAAATTGGATGTTGAGAAAAATACATTAAACGATTTGATAATTAAGGATAATGCAAACATAAGTTCATTGGAAAGTGATATTAAAATTTTAAGAAATAACCTTGATGGTGCTGAAAATACAAAAAAACATATAAAAAATGAAATAGAAAGCTCTAAGAATAAACTGAAAGAGTTGTCCGACAATAAAGAAACTCTTATTGCTGAAATAAGTGGCTTTGAAAGCGAGTTTGAGGAGTTAAACAATCAGCTTCAGGATTTAAATAATGAACTCGAAGAGCTTGTTTATCAAAAAGAAAATTATGAAGAAGAACTTGTAGAGCTTGAAAGCAGATTTCTTGAATATACAGAATCAATTACAAATAAACGTAACGAAATTTACAAATGTGAAACAGAAATTGAGCGTATTGAAAAAGATCTGACTAATCTTGAAAAAGAATACTTTGAATTGGAGTCTAAAAAAAGTGCTGCCAAAGAGGGGTATGAAAAATCTCTGAAAGAGAAGGGGAGTATTGCCGACGAATTAAATATTTTAGAAGAAAATCTAAAAAACTTTAATGAATCTTTGTCAAGCTATAAACAAACGAGAGAAAGGCTTGTTAAAGAATTAAACAGTGTCAACATGGAGTTGTCTTCACTTACGTCAAAAAGAGATACATTAGTGTCGCAGCTAAGCACGGAACTTTACGGCAACCAAAAAGGGAGCGTTAGTATAGATTCATTTAAACCAAGGCTATTTTTGGAGATTGCAAATCAACTTGATGAAAGTTTTGGAAAAATATATGGGGATTTGATAGTTTTTGATGCTGACAAAAAGGCTGATGTGCTTGAGAATATTAAAAATATCCCTATTTCAATGAAGTTTATTTTTTCCGATGAGGTGGAAGATTTTATTAAAAATCTTACTTTAGCAAGGTATGAGCAACATTCTGATAACATCATAAAAGTCGGCAACATTTATCACAAAATTGGTAGCGACAATAAAAGTAAAATTATCATTGAATTGAAGTCACAAATTGCAGATATAGAAAAAAGGTTGAAGATATTAGAAAGCTCAAAGGATGAAATTCAAAAACAAATTCATAATATTGATAAAAATTTAGAAGATTTTTCAGATAAGATAAGCAAATTATCTTCATTGAAACAGGAATATGATAGAAAAATGATTACTTTTGAAAATGCTGTTATTAATTTTGAAAAAGAAATAAAAAATATACAAGAAAGAAGCAGTATTATTTTGAGTGAAAAAGAGTTTAATAAGAAAGAGTTAAATGTAAGAAAAACCAATCTCAAAAAGCTTAAAGATGAGCTTGATATAATTGGAGACGGACAGAAAAATATAGATGCAGAGAAAGAGGATATTGAGGAAAAAATTGAATTTTACCAATCAAAAATTGATGATTTAAAGGATGAAATTTCCTCTATAAAAGCTAACTCAATGGTTATTAATGAAAGGTTAAAAAGCCATAAAAAATCGCTGCATTTGATTGAAAGAGAGATTTCAAACACTTCTTCAAATATTTCAAATTTGAAGAGCAGGCTTGAAAAATTATTGACTGTCAATATTACAAATTGGAATGCATCTATAGAGGAAAAAACACTGCTTTTGAAGGAAGCAAACATAAAAAAACTGAAAAATGAAGAGAAAAAACAGTTTATTGTTAATAAAATGGAAGAGTTAAGACAGGAGCTTGATAAGATACTTGAAAAAGTTGAGAAAGCAAATTCGAATATTAAATCCATAGAATCCAACAAAAGTATGCTTGAAATAACCATTGCAGAATGCAGGCAGCATATTATGTCTGTCAGAGAGCAGTTTTTGGATAAATTTAATATTGAAATAGATACACTTTATGGTGACTTTATAGAGGAAGACTTTAAACAAAATAAACTGAAAAATGAAATTAAACATCTTGAAAGTGAAATTGAAAATTTAGGGCCTTTAAATATGGCTGCTGAAAGTGAATACAATGAGATAAAAGAACGTTATGAATTTTTGGTTGGTCAAAAAGAAGACCTTGAAAATGCATATTCCTCGATAAATGACATTATTAATGAGATTGATAAAAATACTATAAAAAACTTTACAGATACATTTTATATGGTTAATGAAAACTTTGTGAAGGTATTTAAAATCCTTTTTGGGGAAGGGAAAGCAGAATTAAAACTCACTGATCCTGAAAATATGCTTAACACAGGGGTAGAAATTTTTGTTCAACCTCCCGGGAAAAAGCTTCAAAATATGAATCTGCTATCCGGTGGGGAAAAGGCAATGATTGCATGTACCCTTATATTTGCAATGTTTTTGTGTAAACCTACACCTTTTTGTTTTTTGGATGAGATTGACGCTCCACTGGATGATGCCAATG
- a CDS encoding endonuclease MutS2 has product MIFFETLEFDTFKEYLKGKFESAFACEYLSNLKPFQSEKDILASQSYFKEIFYILSNKNDLKLPVDSEYIDFFIRIKDPYAVFTPEDFIIFKNFHSQVNAFKKEILEFEQIVHLKDITSNIYSFAEITAYISEKITDDAKVKDEASNSLFDIREKLRELRKTLTSSINKIFSRSDAEKFIQERVVKEYNNRYVLLCKTNFRQYINGIVHSTSGSGQTVYVEPNFLVDLNNQYQDLAGKEDKEVRKILKGILDRIKSNIYEIVESAKNYSKLSFMFSVAQVYTGYKYCIPEISNEMIFDEIYHPLILFSKDKDAVPISFEMKSNTNLIIITGPNTGGKTAALKTAGLNTIIAKCGLPLFGRYAKIVNFNNILADIGDNQSLIMSLSTFSSHILNIKKILDVADANSLVLLDEVGTGTEPLEGAALALGTLKRLLEKSAKIIVTTHFSDIKTFGLKREDCEIYSVDFDYKTFESSYKLLKGVVGKSSPIVIAKKLNFDDKAIQFANAYLNEKVSDKERVFEELNLLKAEIEREKLNILEKEKILVAKEYEINTRETELKEKLELKEIKLLEETYLLLNKAKNAAENIKNIKSDKKFVEENLDRVKDRLDKLKDKKSIKDEISKGDNIFLEKYNKVAKILEIKKDSVLVDLEGIKVTLKKNEIIGKKIKPESEKIVKVKKDVKSSAKTEIVIIGKTVEEATDEVEKAIDKALLSNLSHLYIVHGRGSGSLRKGIHEFLRTNPLIKSFRIGDNSEGGQAVTVVEL; this is encoded by the coding sequence ATATTTTATCAAACAAAAATGATTTGAAACTTCCTGTGGATAGCGAATATATCGATTTTTTTATCAGAATAAAAGACCCTTATGCAGTCTTTACTCCTGAAGATTTTATAATATTTAAGAATTTTCATTCTCAGGTAAATGCTTTTAAAAAAGAGATTTTAGAGTTTGAACAAATAGTTCATTTAAAGGATATTACTTCAAATATTTATTCCTTTGCAGAAATAACGGCTTATATCTCCGAGAAGATAACTGATGATGCCAAAGTAAAAGATGAGGCAAGCAATAGCCTTTTTGATATTAGAGAAAAACTAAGAGAATTAAGAAAAACACTTACATCCTCAATTAATAAAATATTTAGCAGGAGCGATGCTGAAAAATTTATCCAAGAAAGGGTGGTAAAGGAGTACAATAATCGCTACGTGCTTCTTTGCAAAACAAATTTTAGACAATATATAAACGGGATTGTCCATTCAACCTCAGGCAGTGGACAGACCGTATACGTGGAGCCTAATTTTCTTGTAGATTTAAATAATCAATATCAAGATTTGGCGGGGAAAGAAGATAAAGAGGTAAGAAAGATATTAAAAGGTATTTTGGACAGAATTAAGTCCAATATTTATGAAATAGTTGAGTCTGCTAAAAATTATAGTAAGCTGTCCTTTATGTTTAGCGTAGCTCAAGTTTATACGGGCTATAAATATTGTATCCCGGAAATTTCAAATGAAATGATTTTTGATGAAATTTATCATCCGCTTATTTTGTTTTCAAAAGATAAAGATGCTGTACCAATATCATTTGAGATGAAGAGTAACACAAACCTTATAATCATTACCGGGCCAAATACAGGCGGGAAGACTGCTGCTTTAAAAACCGCCGGGCTTAATACTATAATTGCTAAGTGCGGTCTACCTCTTTTTGGCAGATACGCAAAGATAGTTAATTTTAATAATATATTGGCAGATATAGGTGATAATCAATCGCTGATAATGAGTTTAAGCACATTTTCATCACATATTTTAAATATAAAAAAAATACTTGATGTAGCTGATGCAAATTCATTAGTCCTGCTTGATGAGGTGGGGACTGGGACTGAGCCTCTTGAAGGTGCCGCACTGGCACTTGGGACGCTTAAAAGATTGCTTGAAAAATCTGCTAAGATTATTGTAACTACGCATTTTTCAGATATAAAAACATTTGGGTTGAAGAGAGAAGATTGTGAAATATATTCAGTTGATTTTGATTATAAGACCTTTGAGTCTTCATACAAACTTTTAAAAGGGGTAGTGGGTAAATCAAGCCCAATTGTAATTGCTAAAAAGTTGAATTTTGATGATAAAGCGATTCAATTTGCAAATGCGTATCTTAATGAAAAGGTTTCAGACAAAGAGAGGGTGTTTGAGGAATTAAACCTTTTAAAAGCTGAGATTGAAAGGGAGAAGCTGAATATTCTTGAAAAAGAAAAGATATTGGTTGCTAAAGAGTATGAGATAAATACCCGGGAAACCGAGCTAAAAGAAAAACTTGAGCTTAAAGAGATTAAACTTCTTGAGGAAACCTATCTTCTTTTGAATAAGGCAAAAAATGCTGCTGAAAATATTAAAAATATTAAAAGTGATAAGAAATTTGTTGAAGAGAATCTTGATAGAGTGAAAGATAGACTTGATAAGCTTAAAGATAAAAAGTCGATTAAGGATGAAATTAGTAAAGGGGATAATATATTTCTTGAAAAGTATAATAAAGTCGCAAAAATATTGGAGATTAAAAAAGACAGTGTACTCGTAGATTTGGAAGGGATAAAGGTTACTTTGAAAAAGAATGAAATTATAGGTAAAAAAATTAAACCTGAATCGGAAAAAATTGTAAAAGTTAAAAAAGATGTAAAATCTTCAGCGAAAACGGAAATTGTGATAATAGGCAAGACGGTTGAAGAGGCAACTGATGAGGTTGAAAAGGCCATTGACAAAGCTTTACTCAGCAATTTATCACACCTTTACATAGTCCACGGCAGAGGTTCAGGATCACTAAGAAAAGGGATACACGAATTTTTAAGAACAAATCCACTTATCAAATCATTTCGTATTGGTGATAACAGTGAGGGCGGCCAGGCTGTCACTGTTGTGGAACTGTAG